The Diospyros lotus cultivar Yz01 chromosome 15, ASM1463336v1, whole genome shotgun sequence genome has a window encoding:
- the LOC127791452 gene encoding receptor-like protein 13 isoform X2 codes for MLINLEDLDLSHNQFNDTILKFIGEISSLRSLSLALNLMGLSIDLNGFKKLSTLTNLEVLDLSDNYFNDTILKFISEISSLRFLNLSSNYMRGRLSSDLNSFRRLTRLSNLELLDLSYNNLNSSGILTSIGGISSLKFLDLSYNYFEGSIGISSLCKLKTLQELNIRENDLQGTLPWCLANLTSVRLLDISSNYFDGNIAFSPLINLTSLKYLALSDNHFDVPVSFKSFLNHSKLKVLESLNNKFVEEGECHSSTPSFQLTVIRLSDSESKNCSICFPHFLYHQNELQVIELSGIDFNGKWPDWLLENNSRLKSLVMPDNSLHGSVLRLPLNPIIGLFALDISNNHIEGYIPYKLGSIFPALEYLNMSTNGFKGDIPSSLGDLGSLRFLDLSNNQLSGKIPVHLAVACETLILLSLSNNNLTGPILPPQTNSSTIQYLLLDNNHFTQIPDILSINSLSVLNLGHNELAGKIPRRILNISLWILSLRNNNFEGPIPIEFCELHNLLELDLSNNYFTGIVSSCFSNLSVVEFVWLSNNRLSGSFPEGFQNNSALKVLDLSNNRLSNDIPKWIDNLSQLQTLLLKNNSFEGNIPNQICHLSNLIVIDLSWNNFFGGIPHCLHTTKVISYNHEQSVRFLDPEDISSLDVKKTIVETYHDPFAFLLEKQMEFTTKGISLMYRGVPLDLFSAIDLSNNKLTGYIPPGIGSLSHIKSLNLSHNNLTGPIPATFSNLENIESLDLSYNNLQGNIPYELIGLHYLESFNVSYNNLSGRIPQGSNQFQTFDGSSYIGNPLLCGEEVANSCNTPLPTASPNNGSEMEFSFIDMGIFYMSFTGSYLTVLLAIVGILYINPHWRRVWFHFVEVFITSCYYFVMDNLWKIKARFLHKRSPI; via the exons ATGTTGATCAATCTTGAAGATCTTGATTTGAGTCATAACCAATTCAATGATaccattttgaaatttattggTGAAATATCATCTTTGAGATCTCTATCTCTTGCATTGAATTTAATGGGACTATCAATTGATTTGAATG gttttaaaaaactttcgacATTGACCAatcttgaagttcttgatttGAGTGATAACTACTTCAATGAtactattttgaaatttattagtGAAATTTCATCTTTGAGGTTTCTAAATCTCTCATCTAATTACATGCGGGGAAGATTATCATCTGATTTGAATA GTTTTAGAAGACTTACCAGACTGAGCAATCTTGAACTTCTCGATCTTAgttacaacaatttaaatagcaGTGGTATTCTAACATCTATCGGTGGCATTTCAAGCCTAAAGTTTCTGGAtctttcatataattattttgaagGATCAATTGGCATCAGCA GTTTGTGCAAATTGAAGACTCTTCAAGAACTCAACATTAGGGAAAATGATCTTCAGGGCACCTTACCTTGGTGCTTAGCCAACTTGACATCAGTTCGTTTGCTAGATATTTCTTCCAATTATTTCGATGGAAATATTGCTTTTTCTCCTCTTATCAATCTAACATCCTTGAAATACCTTGCACTTTCAGATAATCACTTTGATGTTCCAGTCTcattcaagtcatttttaaacCATTCCAAACTTAAGGTCCTTGAAAGCCTTAACAACAAGTTCGTGGAGGAAGGGGAATGTCATTCCTCAACCCCAAGTTTCCAATTAACAGTTATCCGTCTATCTGATTCGGAATCCAAAAACTGCTCCATATGTTTTCCCCATTTCCTTTACCATCAAAATGAACTTCAAGTGATTGAGCTATCTGGAATTGATTTTAACGGGAAGTGGCCGGATTGGTTGTTGGAGAATAATTCAAGATTGAAAAGTCTTGTTATGCCAGACAATTCATTACATGGATCAGTTTTACGGTTGCCTTTGAATCCCATAATAGGGCTTTTTGCTTTGGATATATCCAACAATCATATTGAAGGCTACATCCCTTACAAACTTGGTAGTATCTTTCCAGctttagaatatttaaacatGTCTACAAATGGCTTCAAAGGTGACATTCCTTCCTCGTTGGGAGACCTGGGCTCTTTACGATTTCTAGATTTATCAAACAATCAATTATCTGGAAAAATACCGGTGCATTTGGCCGTGGCTTGTGAGACCTTGATATTGTTGAGCCTATCAAACAACAACTTAACAGGTCCTATACTACCCCCTCAAACAAACTCAAGCACAATTCAATATTTACTTCTAGACAACAATCACTTCACACAAATTCCAGATATCTTGTCAATAAACTCTTTGAGTGTGTTGAATTTGGGTCACAATGAATTAGCAGGAAAGATTCCAAGACGGATTTTGAATATCTCGTTATGGATCCTTTCCTTgcgtaataataattttgaaggACCAATCCCAATTGAATTTTGTGAGCTTCATAATCTGCTTGAGTTAGACCtctcaaataattatttcacaGGAATTGTGTCATCTTGTTTTTCAAACCTGTCAGTGGTAGAATTCGTTTGGTTGTCAAATAATAGGCTAAGTGGTTCTTTCCCAGAGGGCTTCCAGAACAACTCTGCTTTGAAGGTGCTTGATCTTTCTAATAACCGCCTAAGCAATGATATTCCAAAGTGGATTGACAATCTCTCCCAGCTGCAAACGCTTCTCTTGAAAAATAACAGTTTTGAGGGaaatattccaaatcaaatatGCCACTTGTCCAACTTGATCGTCATTGATCTTTCTTGGAACAACTTCTTTGGTGGTATTCCACATTGCTTACATACCACCAAAGTAATAAGTTATAACCATGAACAATCTGTTAGGTTTTTGGATCCAGAAGACATATCATCATTAGATGTTAAGAAAACCATTGTAGAAACGTACCATGACCCTTTTGCTTTCCTGTTGGAGAAACAAATGGAGTTCACAACAAAAGGAATATCTCTCATGTACAGGGGAGTTCCTCTAGACCTCTTCTCGGCAATTGATCTCTCCAACAACAAATTAACTGGCTATATACCACCTGGAATTGGCAGTCTTAGCCATATCAAGTCATTGAACTTGTCCCACAACAACTTGACTGGACCAATCCCTGCAACTTTCTCCAACTTGGAGAACATAGAGAGCTTGGATCTTTCCTACAACAACTTGCAAGGTAATATCCCCTATGAACTCATAGGTTTACACTATCTGGAAAGCTTCAACGTGTCTTACAACAACTTAAGTGGAAGAATACCTCAGGGATCAAACCAATTTCAAACTTTTGATGGGAGTAGCTACATTGGAAATCCACTCCTTTGTGGAGAAGAAGTTGCAAATAGTTGCAATACGCCCCTGCCAACAGCATCACCCAACAATGGCAGTGAAatggaatttagttttattGACATGGGCATTTTCTATATGAGCTTTACAGGGTCTTACTTGACTGTGTTACTAGCTATTGTAGGAATTTTGTACATAAATCCTCATTGGAGACGAGTATGGTTCCACTTCGTTGAGGTTTTCATCACCTCTTGCTACTACTTCGTTATGGATAACCTTTGGAAGATCAAAGCCAGGTTCCTACATAAGCGATCACCCATCTAA
- the LOC127791452 gene encoding receptor-like protein 13 isoform X3 has translation MLINLEDLDLSHNQFNDTILKFIGEISSLRSLSLALNLMGLSIDLNGFKKLSTLTNLEVLDLSDNYFNDTILKFISEISSLRFLNLSSNYMRGRLSSDLNSLCKLKTLQELNIRENDLQGTLPWCLANLTSVRLLDISSNYFDGNIAFSPLINLTSLKYLALSDNHFDVPVSFKSFLNHSKLKVLESLNNKFVEEGECHSSTPSFQLTVIRLSDSESKNCSICFPHFLYHQNELQVIELSGIDFNGKWPDWLLENNSRLKSLVMPDNSLHGSVLRLPLNPIIGLFALDISNNHIEGYIPYKLGSIFPALEYLNMSTNGFKGDIPSSLGDLGSLRFLDLSNNQLSGKIPVHLAVACETLILLSLSNNNLTGPILPPQTNSSTIQYLLLDNNHFTQIPDILSINSLSVLNLGHNELAGKIPRRILNISLWILSLRNNNFEGPIPIEFCELHNLLELDLSNNYFTGIVSSCFSNLSVVEFVWLSNNRLSGSFPEGFQNNSALKVLDLSNNRLSNDIPKWIDNLSQLQTLLLKNNSFEGNIPNQICHLSNLIVIDLSWNNFFGGIPHCLHTTKVISYNHEQSVRFLDPEDISSLDVKKTIVETYHDPFAFLLEKQMEFTTKGISLMYRGVPLDLFSAIDLSNNKLTGYIPPGIGSLSHIKSLNLSHNNLTGPIPATFSNLENIESLDLSYNNLQGNIPYELIGLHYLESFNVSYNNLSGRIPQGSNQFQTFDGSSYIGNPLLCGEEVANSCNTPLPTASPNNGSEMEFSFIDMGIFYMSFTGSYLTVLLAIVGILYINPHWRRVWFHFVEVFITSCYYFVMDNLWKIKARFLHKRSPI, from the exons ATGTTGATCAATCTTGAAGATCTTGATTTGAGTCATAACCAATTCAATGATaccattttgaaatttattggTGAAATATCATCTTTGAGATCTCTATCTCTTGCATTGAATTTAATGGGACTATCAATTGATTTGAATG gttttaaaaaactttcgacATTGACCAatcttgaagttcttgatttGAGTGATAACTACTTCAATGAtactattttgaaatttattagtGAAATTTCATCTTTGAGGTTTCTAAATCTCTCATCTAATTACATGCGGGGAAGATTATCATCTGATTTGAATA GTTTGTGCAAATTGAAGACTCTTCAAGAACTCAACATTAGGGAAAATGATCTTCAGGGCACCTTACCTTGGTGCTTAGCCAACTTGACATCAGTTCGTTTGCTAGATATTTCTTCCAATTATTTCGATGGAAATATTGCTTTTTCTCCTCTTATCAATCTAACATCCTTGAAATACCTTGCACTTTCAGATAATCACTTTGATGTTCCAGTCTcattcaagtcatttttaaacCATTCCAAACTTAAGGTCCTTGAAAGCCTTAACAACAAGTTCGTGGAGGAAGGGGAATGTCATTCCTCAACCCCAAGTTTCCAATTAACAGTTATCCGTCTATCTGATTCGGAATCCAAAAACTGCTCCATATGTTTTCCCCATTTCCTTTACCATCAAAATGAACTTCAAGTGATTGAGCTATCTGGAATTGATTTTAACGGGAAGTGGCCGGATTGGTTGTTGGAGAATAATTCAAGATTGAAAAGTCTTGTTATGCCAGACAATTCATTACATGGATCAGTTTTACGGTTGCCTTTGAATCCCATAATAGGGCTTTTTGCTTTGGATATATCCAACAATCATATTGAAGGCTACATCCCTTACAAACTTGGTAGTATCTTTCCAGctttagaatatttaaacatGTCTACAAATGGCTTCAAAGGTGACATTCCTTCCTCGTTGGGAGACCTGGGCTCTTTACGATTTCTAGATTTATCAAACAATCAATTATCTGGAAAAATACCGGTGCATTTGGCCGTGGCTTGTGAGACCTTGATATTGTTGAGCCTATCAAACAACAACTTAACAGGTCCTATACTACCCCCTCAAACAAACTCAAGCACAATTCAATATTTACTTCTAGACAACAATCACTTCACACAAATTCCAGATATCTTGTCAATAAACTCTTTGAGTGTGTTGAATTTGGGTCACAATGAATTAGCAGGAAAGATTCCAAGACGGATTTTGAATATCTCGTTATGGATCCTTTCCTTgcgtaataataattttgaaggACCAATCCCAATTGAATTTTGTGAGCTTCATAATCTGCTTGAGTTAGACCtctcaaataattatttcacaGGAATTGTGTCATCTTGTTTTTCAAACCTGTCAGTGGTAGAATTCGTTTGGTTGTCAAATAATAGGCTAAGTGGTTCTTTCCCAGAGGGCTTCCAGAACAACTCTGCTTTGAAGGTGCTTGATCTTTCTAATAACCGCCTAAGCAATGATATTCCAAAGTGGATTGACAATCTCTCCCAGCTGCAAACGCTTCTCTTGAAAAATAACAGTTTTGAGGGaaatattccaaatcaaatatGCCACTTGTCCAACTTGATCGTCATTGATCTTTCTTGGAACAACTTCTTTGGTGGTATTCCACATTGCTTACATACCACCAAAGTAATAAGTTATAACCATGAACAATCTGTTAGGTTTTTGGATCCAGAAGACATATCATCATTAGATGTTAAGAAAACCATTGTAGAAACGTACCATGACCCTTTTGCTTTCCTGTTGGAGAAACAAATGGAGTTCACAACAAAAGGAATATCTCTCATGTACAGGGGAGTTCCTCTAGACCTCTTCTCGGCAATTGATCTCTCCAACAACAAATTAACTGGCTATATACCACCTGGAATTGGCAGTCTTAGCCATATCAAGTCATTGAACTTGTCCCACAACAACTTGACTGGACCAATCCCTGCAACTTTCTCCAACTTGGAGAACATAGAGAGCTTGGATCTTTCCTACAACAACTTGCAAGGTAATATCCCCTATGAACTCATAGGTTTACACTATCTGGAAAGCTTCAACGTGTCTTACAACAACTTAAGTGGAAGAATACCTCAGGGATCAAACCAATTTCAAACTTTTGATGGGAGTAGCTACATTGGAAATCCACTCCTTTGTGGAGAAGAAGTTGCAAATAGTTGCAATACGCCCCTGCCAACAGCATCACCCAACAATGGCAGTGAAatggaatttagttttattGACATGGGCATTTTCTATATGAGCTTTACAGGGTCTTACTTGACTGTGTTACTAGCTATTGTAGGAATTTTGTACATAAATCCTCATTGGAGACGAGTATGGTTCCACTTCGTTGAGGTTTTCATCACCTCTTGCTACTACTTCGTTATGGATAACCTTTGGAAGATCAAAGCCAGGTTCCTACATAAGCGATCACCCATCTAA